A genomic stretch from Coffea arabica cultivar ET-39 chromosome 10c, Coffea Arabica ET-39 HiFi, whole genome shotgun sequence includes:
- the LOC113715129 gene encoding putative late blight resistance protein homolog R1B-23, giving the protein MVFPFFYDAALWYLEFAEEHWCLTNGLKNQMLILRQDLRFLRTYLLCMELLKKVSLISFSRSKPLISSIEAASSEAARCLYNALTGARTIQDLASAVSFIANEVKCFEPKLQQDYTLLLNQHSWDSSSSNYSSLHPARLTDLCDFVINNLDDLLESKNLILSLKKQMEVLVKKLKFLKNLISDTSWRDDARQVMGSFMQYVPSVTKVAACLSYLCWVGETNYRYKAREVEIKLSDLLQKFKTDTAELIEMHVTLLSASAKEKSVDGKREALNFVNFLMENSVSFMNGQNVIIFEEMVFLMEFVIKPQTYPITRDYYQISADIKATAKEVGCFEYNFLVNKATEDQLRDMNRMFASLLEKMKLIKAEIFLIQLQDSQESFIATSKDRMIGLHQSLGFLRSFLSDPLEKEEEDIKQISKDAATMAREITALIHLMHEKKVTKETVREVNLEIFLLLEKIKLIEGELYLMRLKDQKAEFIAPINDQIITLHEGLKYFREFLMDPSKMEEDTEDGKLFLKHFEAVTKESSSFILSFWSDENANEAIDEANFQLLKLLDKINLVKAEIFLAELQSHDASWMIDMKDPVQTLQKVQEGVRFLRIVLLESPKEFKEFGEQIWMKLEALAKEATCLVFLLGDNLTKEDMSKEMNRSLSDLIDKIVLLKAEIGQIYLQIPQPYPKTDDLGFLSSFLGNLRELLDCNAISIASAKHQLDMVNMDLDFLISFLIKSVKQHHDHEELKVLRTRITKIAYELEYAVDSFVVGDGPLCIRMLWLSAVIEEIKLLKANMIEISDEKRFDSEADRGAETSSEAQSQASSPTVDEVVIGFEDAERGVVDRLTRGTMERDIIPIVGMAGLGKTTLAKEVFNNPTVTSHFYVRAWCCISQVYNKRQLLLDILSQISETTDQIQKKDAEDVALELRKRLKRRRYLIVMDDLWDIEAWNDLRDSFPNDNNGSRVLFTSRLEDVAFKAKSGCKPYFLHLLSGIQSWELLELKLFGQEGCPPSLLQVGMEIARKCDGLPLSVVVIAGLLATTEKTPLSWEQVSRNLSSHIVTDPQMGCLRVLELSYLHLPDYLKRCFLYFAAFPEDHEIPVSKLSRLWIAEGFLQETGVKRLEDAAEDCLLDLIHRSLVIVAKTRSDGRVRSCRIHDLLRKLCQRKAQEENFFQLVHGYDEHFATTPDGKVYNLADSRCSFSTNPLKYKQRRLCICSEREHFTMLRPCGPRVHSLLFLAYNDWFPRCPYDISFISKNFKLLRVLDLESINMGSSFPTGLELLVQLRYLALRGAVNSVPTSIAKLRKLETFLLKGLSGEVEIPDAFWEMESLRHVHINDRAAFILDDNKLETRCVLGNLDTLSTPVLRPGRATEKIMRRLPKLRKLRCIFMESWNFPVLDVLTSLESLKIFYHGRVAYPCQFSFPANLKKLTLSKFRLPWTEISTIGRLPNLESLKLLFKAFEGRVWETREGEFQNLKYLKLDKLDIAQWEASNDHFPSLEQLVLQRCTQLEEVPLSFGEIPTLQIIEVHWCAEAAAVSVKKIEEEQRDSGNEELKVLISGLEI; this is encoded by the coding sequence ATGGTCTTTCCTTTCTTCTATGATGCTGCCTTGTGGTATTTGGAGTTTGCAGAGGAACACTGGTGTTTGACTAATGGTTTGAAGAATCAAATGTTGATCCTTAGACAGGATCTGAGATTTCTGAGGACGTATCTGTTATGCATGGAGTTGTTGAAGAAGGTTTCTCTTATCAGTTTTAGCAGATCAAAGCCGCTTATTTCCAGCATAGAAGCTGCCTCCTCCGAGGCAGCCCGGTGCCTTTACAATGCTCTTACAGGTGCGAGAACAATCCAGGACCTTGCCAGTGCGGTTTCTTTTATAGCAAATGAGGTCAAGTGTTTTGAGCCAAAACTACAGCAAGATTACACATTATTGTTGAATCAGCATTCATGGGATTCATCATCATCCAACTACTCATCATTGCATCCTGCACGCCTTACGGATTTGTGTGATTTTGTTATAAATAACTTAGATGATCTTCTTGAGTCGAAAAATCTGATCTTGTCATTGAAGAAACAAATGGAAGTTCTTGTAAAGAAGCTCAAGTTTCTTAAGAATCTCATATCTGATACTTCTTGGAGAGATGATGCAAGGCAGGTAATGGGATCTTTTATGCAGTATGTTCCGTCTGTGACCAAGGTAGCAGCATGTTTGTCCTATCTGTGTTGGGTTGGTGAAACGAATTATAGATACAAAGCACGTGAAGTGGAGATTAAGCTTTCTGATCTGCTACAGAAGTTTAAGACTGATACTGCAGAGCTCATTGAGATGCATGTTACGCTTCTCAGCGCTTCGGCAAAGGAAAAATCGGTTGATGGTAAAAGAGAAGCTCTGAATTTTGTCAATTTCCTCATGGAAAACTCAGTCAGCTTCATGAATGGCCAAAATGTTATCATCTTTGAAGAGATGGTTTTCCTGATGGAGTTTGTGATCAAGCCCCAAACTTATCCGATCACAAGAGATTATTACCAAATCTCAGCAGATATTAAAGCAACGGCCAAGGAGGTAGGATGTTTCGAGTACAATTTTCTTGTCAACAAAGCAACAGAGGACCAACTGAGGGATATGAATCGTATGTTTGCTAGCTTGCTGGAAAAGATGAAGCTGATCAAAGCAGAGATATTTCTGATACAGCTACAGGACTCTCAGGAAAGTTTCATTGCAACTTCGAAGGATAGAATGATAGGCCTTCACCAGAGTCTGGGATTCCTGAGATCGTTCCTCAGTGATCCACTtgagaaggaggaggaggatatAAAGCAGATCAGTAAAGATGCAGCAACAATGGCTCGTGAGATTACGGCCCTCATTCACTTGATGCACGAAAAGAAGGTGACCAAAGAGACGGTAAGGGAAGTgaatcttgaaatttttttgctGCTGGAAAAGATTAAGCTCATTGAGGGAGAGTTATATTTGATGAGGCTAAAAGACCAGAAGGCTGAATTCATAGCCCCTATTAATGATCAAATTATAACCCTTCATGAGGGGCTTAAATATTTTAGAGAATTTCTCATGGATCCCTCAAAAATGGAGGAAGATACGGAGGATGGAAAATTATTCTTGAAACATTTTGAAGCTGTGACTAAAGAGTCATCTTCCTTCATACTCTCATTTTGGTCCGATGAAAATGCAAATGAGGCAATTGATGAAGCCAACTTTCAGTTGCTCAAGTTACTCGACAAGATTAATCTTGTCAAGGCAGAGATCTTTTTAGCAGAACTACAAAGCCACGATGCTAGCTGGATGATCGATATGAAGGATCCGGTTCAAACTCTTCAAAAGGTTCAAGAGGGGGTAAGATTTCTCAGGATCGTTCTCTTGGAGTCTCCTAAGGAGTTCAAGGAATTTGGCGAACAGATCTGGATGAAACTCGAAGCTCTGGCCAAGGAAGCCACATGTCTAGTTTTCTTGCTCGGTGATAATTTAACGAAAGAAGACATGTCCAAGGAAATGAACCGTTCGCTTTCCGATTTGATAGATAAAATAGTGCTTTTGAAGGCTGAGATCGGGCAAATTTATCTCCAAATTCCGCAGCCATATCCCAAGACTGATGATCTTGGCTTTCTAAGCTCGTTCTTGGGAAATCTGAGGGAGCTACTTGACTGCAATGCTATTTCAATTGCTTCTGCAAAGCATCAGCTTGACATGGTAAATATGGACTTGGACTTCCTCATATCTTTCCTCATAAAAAGTGTAAAGCAACATCATGACCATGAGGAACTGAAAGTTCTTCGGACTAGAATTACAAAAATTGCATATGAACTAGAATATGCTGTTGACTCGTTTGTGGTTGGAGATGGCCCCCTATGCATTCGTATGCTATGGCTTTCTGCTGTCATAGAAGAGATTAAACTTTTAAAAGCAAACATGATTGAGATTTCTGACGAGAAAAGGTTTGACTCTGAAGCGGATAGAGGTGCCGAGACCTCCAGTGAGGCACAATCACAAGCTAGTAGCCCAACAGTTGATGAGGTTGTGATAGGTTTCGAAGATGCAGAAAGGGGGGTTGTCGATCGACTAACAAGAGGAACAATGGAAAGGGATATCATCCCAATTGTAGGCATGGCTGGGCTTGGCAAGACAACTCTGGCCAAGGAAGTGTTCAATAACCCTACTGTTACCAGCCACTTCTATGTTCGTGCATGGTGCTGCATCTCTCAAGTATATAACAAGAGACAGTTACTACTTGATATCTTGAGCCAAATCAGTGAGACCACTGACCAAATCCAGAAAAAGGATGCCGAAGATGTGGCCCTAGAATTGCGCAAAAGGCTAAAGAGGAGAAGATATCTCATCGTCATGGATGATTTGTGGGATATCGAAGCATGGAACGACTTGAGAGATTCATTTCCCAATGATAACAATGGAAGTAGAGTTTTGTTTACCAGCCGATTGGAAGATGTAGCTTTTAAAGCTAAGTCAGGTTGCAAACCTTACTTCCTTCATCTACTTTCTGGCATTCAAAGTTGGGAGTTATTGGAATTAAAGTTGTTTGGACAAGAAGGTTGCCCTCCATCGCTGCTGCAAGTCGGGATGGAAATTGCACGGAAGTGTGACGGACTACCTCTGTCAGTTGTTGTGATAGCGGGTTTGCTTGCAACAACAGAAAAGACACCTCTTAGTTGGGAACAAGTTTCGAGAAATTTGAGCTCTCACATTGTTACGGATCCACAAATGGGGTGCCTGCGTGTACTGGAGTTGAGTTACCTGCACTTGCCAGATTATTTGAAGAGATGCTTTCTTTACTTTGCAGCCTTTCCGGAGGACCATGAGATTCCAGTATCAAAGTTGTCAAGGCTATGGATTGCAGAAGGGTTTTTGCAAGAAACTGGTGTTAAGAGATTGGAGGATGCTGCAGAGGACTGCTTACTAGATTTGATACATAGAAGCCTAGTTATCGTGGCCAAAACAAGATCAGACGGTAGGGTGAGATCATGCCGCATTCATGATCTACTGCGGAAGCTATGCCAGAGAAAAGCTCAAGAGGAGAACTTTTTCCAGCTTGTCCACGGGTATGATGAACATTTCGCCACTACTCCTGATGGTAAAGTTTACAACCTTGCTGATTCTAGGTGCTCTTTTTCCACAAATCCTCTGAAATACAAACAACGTCGGCTGTGCATTTGTTCCGAAAGGGAGCATTTTACCATGTTGAGGCCTTGTGGTCCTCGTGTACATAGTCTACTATTTCTGGCCTATAATGATTGGTTCCCAAGGTGCCCTTAtgacatttcattcatttctaAAAACTTTAAACTTCTAAGAGTGCTGGATTTGGAGAGCATCAACATGGGTAGTTCTTTTCCCACTGGACTGGAACTACTTGTTCAGTTGAGATACTTAGCTCTCAGAGGAGCTGTAAATTCTGTTCCGACATCAATAGCTAAGCTCAGGAAGTTAGAAACTTTTCTTCTGAAGGGACTATCTGGCGAAGTTGAAATTCCGGACGCATTTTGGGAAATGGAAAGCTTAAGGCATGTCCACATAAATGACCGTGCTGCATTCATTTTGGATGACAATAAGCTTGAAACCCGATGTGTATTGGGCAATCTGGATACCCTTTCTACACCAGTTCTTCGTCCTGGCAGAGCTACAGAGAAAATAATGAGAAGGCTACCTAAACTTCGGAAACTAAGATGCATTTTTATGGAGTCATGGAATTTTCCGGTGCTGGATGTTCTGACTTCCCTCGAGTCACTCAAGATATTTTATCATGGTAGAGTTGCTTATCCTTGTCAATTTAGCTTCCCTGCAAATCTCAAGAAGTTGACACTGTCAAAGTTTCGCCTACCATGGACTGAAATATCAACAATCGGGAGACTACCAAACCTTGAGAGCTTGAAATTACTGTTTAAAGCTTTTGAGGGACGGGTATGGGAAACAAGGGAAGGAGAATTCCAGAATCTCAAATACCTGAAATTGGACAAGCTGGACATTGCTCAGTGGGAAGCTTCCAATGATCACTTTCCCTCCCTTGAGCAGCTAGTCTTGCAAAGATGTACGCAGCTTGAGGAGGTGCCATTAAGTTTTGGGGAGATCCCCACATTACAGATAATTGAGGTGCATTGGTGTGCCGAAGCTGCTGCTGTTTCTGTCAAGAAAATCGAGGAAGAACAAAGGGACTCCGGAAATGAGGAGCTCAAGGTCCTTATTTCCGGACTGGAGATATAG